A window of the Cicer arietinum cultivar CDC Frontier isolate Library 1 chromosome 6, Cicar.CDCFrontier_v2.0, whole genome shotgun sequence genome harbors these coding sequences:
- the LOC101502038 gene encoding uncharacterized protein: MDSTSFHPPPPPPTTTVPFTLEPAADYNNHHHAATTHPPYAEMIYKAIEALKEKDGSSKRAIGKYIEQVYSEVLPPQHNTMLTQHLNHLKSAGLLIMFKKSYKLPSSLPPPPTIPRSHLPFTPITQRGRGRPPKPKPHPIPPSLNDPAPDFDKLGPPKIDVGSTFTVKRGRGRPPGTTRSRSLTRPARPPKPKSVSNGLKRRPGRPPKIQSQPTVIPFASVPFPSHPQEDPTLGSPRPRGRPKRYADEVVPSTGAPSALSVVNAPPMRRGRPPKLAVVSKPKNSTGRPVGRPKGAKAAKKFADEDLRRKFEYFQSKVKESLEVLKPYFDNESPETAIAAIQELEMLTTLNLEAPLRDETLQLQQFPEQILPQQQLPPPQLPQAHMYEQQYLQIPSQSQVQQLFQPHTLDLS; encoded by the exons ATGGATTCAACTTCCTTTcatcctcctcctcctccaccCACCACCACCGTTCCCTTCACTCTCGAACCGGCTGCTGACTACAACAATCACCACCACGCCGCTACTACCCACCCTCCTTATGCTGAG ATGATATACAAAGCAATAGAGGCGTTGAAAGAGAAAGACGGGTCAAGCAAGAGAGCAATAGGAAAGTACATAGAGCAAGTGTACAGTGAAGTTCTACCACCACAACACAACACCATGTTAACGCAACACCTAAACCACTTGAAATCTGCTGGTCTTCTCATCATGTTCAAGAAATCTTACAAACTACCTTCCTCACTCCCTCCACCACCCACTATCCCTAGATCTCACCTCCCTTTCACTCCCATAACCCAAAGGGGCCGCGGTCGTCCCCCTAAACCCAAACCCCACCCCATACCCCCTTCACTTAACGACCCTGCACCTGATTTCGATAAACTAGGACCTCCCAAAATTGATGTGGGATCCACCTTCACTGTCAAAAGAGGCCGCGGACGTCCTCCTGGTACCACCAGATCTAGGTCTCTCACCAGGCCTGCCCGTCCTCCCAAGCCCAAATCTGTCTCCAATGGCCTCAAAAGACGTCCGGGTCGCCCCCCTAAAATCCAATCCCAACCAACTGTCATCCCTTTCGCTTCTGTTCCCTTTCCTTCTCATCCTCAAGAGGACCCCACTCTTGGATCTCCCAGGCCCAGAGGCCGCCCCAAGAGATATGCAGATGAGGTCGTGCCAAGTACCGGAGCACCTTCCGCATTATCTGTGGTCAATGCTCCGCCGATGAGGCGGGGCCGTCCTCCGAAGCTTGCTGTTGTTAGTAAGCCCAAGAATTCCACCGGAAGGCCCGTTGGCCGCCCAAAG GGAGCCAAAGCTGCAAAAAAGTTTGCTGATGAAGATTTAAGAAGGAAATTTGAATACTTT CAATCAAAGGTTAAGGAATCTCTTGAAGTGCTTAAGCCTTATTTTGATAATGAAAGTCCAGAGACTGCAATTGCAGCAATCCAAGAGTTGGAAATGCTGACAACTTTGAACCTTGAAGCACCATTAAGAGATGAAACACTGCAACTACAACAATTCCCGGAACAGATACTGCCGCAACAACAGCTACCACCGCCGCAACTACCTCAGGCACATATGTATGAACAGCAATATCTCCAGATACCATCGCAGTCACAGGTGCAGCAACTTTTTCAACCACATACTTTAGACCTGAGCTAA